Proteins from one Syntrophaceae bacterium genomic window:
- a CDS encoding CoA-binding protein codes for MDQKQIETAKKEGRKALTEAEAKQVLRRYGIPVVEESVAADPEDAVRQAQQYGFPIVLKGLGARLTHKTERGLVRLNLGNKRDVLSAAKAIARSAGDDLEGYLVQPMIRGRREFVAGLFCDPQFGPIVMFGLGGIFTEALGDVVFRLTPLDEAEAGRMIDEIRSSKLLGAFRGDSPARREDIVRTLVGLSRLAEDVADIAEVDINPLVIGADGRVTAVDALIILGDRPAGKTTHHPVDPRELEKIFYPRSIALIGASPQIGKWGNMLFSNVLAGGYRGEVYPVNQRGGEIAGRKVYRNVMEIQGEVDLGVVTIPAAHVSALIPEFKAKGIRHMLLITSGFGELGAEGRQAEADLVKAAAEAGVTILGPNTMGICNPHAKFFCIGTSCWPKPGPVGLVSQSGNMGIQLLDFAEAEGIGIRAFCGSGNEAMITIEDYLRTFEVDDITKTVVLYVESTKDGRRFYSTARQVSRKKPVVVLKGGRTAAGSRAAASHTGAMASNIRIFNTACRQAGVVLADQPMDLLDLSAAFSSLPLPRGKRVAIMTLGGGWGVVATDVCVEMGLEVPHLTPDVIARIDGILPPYWSRENPVDLVGEFEPSLPGKILEALIAWDQCDAVIHLGVVGRTRMVLKSLDAARASGQAIEQVFYDEGEKLYNGAEEEFFAFSARMMEKYGKPVLGVFLDDEKSKTVREVEGSPYKGIAFLTPERAVKTLARMVDYEEWLRKENARSVDGA; via the coding sequence ATGGATCAGAAGCAGATTGAAACGGCAAAAAAGGAAGGCCGGAAGGCCTTGACGGAGGCGGAGGCAAAACAGGTCCTGCGCCGTTACGGCATACCCGTTGTGGAAGAATCGGTCGCCGCCGATCCGGAGGATGCGGTTCGGCAGGCTCAGCAATATGGATTTCCCATTGTCCTCAAGGGATTGGGGGCCAGACTGACGCATAAAACGGAGCGGGGGCTCGTCCGCCTGAACCTTGGAAACAAGCGCGATGTCCTGTCGGCAGCGAAGGCCATCGCCCGCTCGGCGGGGGATGACCTGGAGGGATATCTCGTTCAGCCGATGATCCGGGGGCGCCGGGAATTCGTGGCGGGCCTGTTCTGCGACCCGCAGTTCGGCCCCATCGTCATGTTCGGCCTCGGCGGGATCTTCACGGAGGCCCTGGGGGACGTCGTATTCCGCCTTACCCCCCTGGACGAAGCCGAGGCCGGACGGATGATCGACGAGATCCGTTCCTCGAAGCTGCTGGGCGCTTTCCGGGGAGACTCTCCGGCCCGGAGGGAAGACATCGTCCGAACGCTCGTCGGTCTGTCCCGCCTGGCGGAGGATGTGGCCGATATTGCGGAGGTCGACATCAATCCCCTGGTGATCGGGGCCGACGGCCGGGTGACCGCGGTGGACGCGCTGATCATCCTCGGCGACCGGCCCGCGGGAAAGACCACCCATCATCCCGTGGATCCGAGGGAGCTGGAAAAGATTTTCTATCCCCGTTCCATCGCCCTGATCGGTGCGTCGCCCCAGATCGGGAAATGGGGCAACATGCTTTTCTCGAACGTTCTGGCCGGCGGTTACAGGGGAGAGGTTTATCCTGTCAATCAAAGGGGAGGGGAGATTGCCGGCCGGAAGGTGTACCGGAACGTCATGGAAATCCAGGGGGAGGTCGATCTCGGCGTCGTCACGATTCCGGCGGCCCATGTCTCCGCCCTGATTCCCGAATTCAAGGCGAAGGGAATCCGGCACATGCTCCTGATCACGTCTGGCTTCGGGGAATTGGGCGCCGAGGGCCGCCAAGCCGAAGCGGACCTCGTGAAAGCCGCCGCGGAGGCGGGCGTCACGATCCTCGGTCCCAACACGATGGGCATCTGCAACCCCCATGCAAAGTTTTTCTGTATCGGAACTTCATGCTGGCCGAAGCCCGGGCCGGTCGGCCTGGTCTCGCAGTCCGGCAACATGGGGATCCAGCTCCTGGATTTTGCCGAGGCGGAAGGGATCGGCATCCGCGCCTTCTGCGGATCCGGGAACGAGGCCATGATCACCATCGAAGACTACCTTCGGACCTTTGAAGTCGACGACATTACGAAAACGGTCGTCCTCTACGTCGAAAGCACCAAGGACGGACGGCGGTTCTATTCGACGGCCCGGCAGGTTTCCAGGAAAAAACCCGTCGTTGTTCTCAAGGGCGGCCGGACCGCGGCGGGCAGCAGGGCGGCGGCCAGCCATACGGGGGCCATGGCGTCCAACATCCGGATTTTCAATACAGCCTGCAGGCAGGCCGGCGTGGTTCTGGCCGATCAGCCGATGGATCTCCTGGATCTGTCGGCTGCCTTCTCCTCTCTGCCCCTGCCCAGGGGCAAGAGGGTGGCCATCATGACCCTGGGAGGCGGGTGGGGCGTCGTGGCAACGGACGTCTGCGTCGAGATGGGCCTGGAGGTCCCTCACCTGACGCCGGACGTCATCGCCCGGATTGACGGGATCCTTCCGCCGTACTGGAGCCGTGAGAACCCCGTCGATCTCGTCGGTGAATTCGAGCCCTCGCTGCCCGGGAAAATCCTGGAAGCCCTCATCGCATGGGATCAATGCGATGCCGTCATCCATCTGGGCGTCGTCGGGAGAACCCGGATGGTCCTCAAATCACTTGATGCAGCCCGCGCCTCCGGGCAGGCCATCGAACAGGTTTTCTACGATGAGGGGGAGAAACTGTATAATGGGGCCGAAGAGGAATTTTTCGCCTTCAGCGCGAGGATGATGGAAAAATACGGGAAACCGGTCCTG
- a CDS encoding 3-keto-5-aminohexanoate cleavage protein, producing the protein MKEKAVITCAITGSIHTPTMSDYLPITPQQIADEAVRAYEAGAAVVHVHARNPENGLPSPDINLMKEIITSIKSRCNAVVCITTGGGAGMTLEQRVAPVTAYKPELASCNAGSMNWGLFPMVTRYKEWKHEWEKVMLGMTEDFIFTNTFKTLREYCAVFSENNTKPEFEIYDAGMVNNVAFLIQAGYIKKPVYIQFVLGILGGLSASPENLMFLVEHAKRHIGEFEFSVCVAGRAQVPICTQSLLLGGNCRVGLEDNLWLEKGRMAQSNAEQVAKMVRVTKELGIEPATPDEARRILGLKGIANVNY; encoded by the coding sequence ATGAAAGAAAAAGCGGTCATTACCTGCGCCATCACGGGCAGCATCCACACCCCGACCATGTCGGACTACCTCCCCATCACGCCCCAGCAGATCGCCGACGAGGCCGTCCGGGCCTACGAGGCAGGGGCGGCGGTGGTCCACGTTCACGCCCGTAATCCGGAAAACGGGCTTCCTTCCCCGGACATCAACCTGATGAAGGAAATCATCACCAGCATCAAGAGCCGCTGCAACGCCGTCGTCTGCATCACGACCGGCGGCGGAGCCGGCATGACCCTGGAACAGCGGGTTGCCCCGGTTACGGCATACAAGCCCGAGCTGGCCTCCTGCAACGCCGGGTCCATGAACTGGGGACTCTTCCCGATGGTGACTCGCTACAAGGAGTGGAAGCACGAGTGGGAGAAGGTGATGCTGGGCATGACGGAAGACTTCATCTTCACCAATACCTTCAAGACCCTGAGGGAGTACTGCGCGGTCTTCAGCGAAAACAACACGAAGCCCGAGTTCGAGATCTACGACGCGGGCATGGTGAACAACGTGGCTTTCCTGATCCAGGCCGGCTACATCAAGAAGCCCGTCTACATCCAGTTCGTCCTGGGCATCCTGGGCGGGCTCTCGGCGAGCCCCGAGAACCTGATGTTCCTCGTGGAGCACGCGAAGCGGCACATCGGCGAGTTCGAGTTCTCCGTGTGCGTGGCCGGCCGGGCCCAGGTTCCCATCTGCACGCAGTCGCTGCTCCTGGGCGGGAACTGCCGGGTGGGCCTGGAGGACAACCTCTGGCTGGAGAAGGGCAGGATGGCGCAGAGCAACGCCGAGCAGGTGGCCAAGATGGTCCGGGTCACCAAGGAACTCGGCATCGAGCCGGCGACACCGGATGAAGCCCGCCGGATCCTGGGCCTCAAGGGCATTGCCAACGTGAACTATTGA
- a CDS encoding 2-dehydropantoate 2-reductase, protein MKVAILGAGSLGTISGALITKNGGDVVLIDANKEHVEALNKNGATIAGKMDLTVPVKAITPDAMSGTYDLVLYLVKQTYNESALKALVPHLHKDSIVCTLQNGVPEEAVAAHVGREKVMGCAVGWGATWLRPGVSELTSESDKMTLDLGELDGTIKDRTKAVAAVLEKICPTEITTNLPGIRWSKLLINATLSGMSASLGCTFGDVLDNEKALACVALIGNETIAVTRKLGVTLEKIQGADLNILAFQTQAEMVARAGIYKMVFGPHRLLKASMLQDIEKGLKTEIDAINGVVCENGRKTGVPTPINDTVVSTVKGIEQGKYKAEFGNLSLFQLTQLPE, encoded by the coding sequence ATGAAAGTGGCAATATTGGGAGCAGGGTCCCTGGGAACCATCTCCGGGGCGCTGATTACGAAAAACGGGGGAGACGTTGTTCTTATCGACGCCAACAAAGAACACGTCGAGGCCCTGAACAAGAACGGAGCGACCATTGCAGGCAAGATGGACCTCACCGTGCCCGTCAAGGCCATCACGCCGGACGCGATGTCGGGCACGTATGACCTGGTCCTGTACCTGGTCAAGCAGACATACAACGAATCGGCCTTGAAGGCCCTCGTTCCGCATCTTCACAAGGACAGCATCGTATGCACGCTCCAGAACGGGGTACCCGAGGAAGCCGTGGCGGCCCATGTCGGGCGCGAGAAGGTCATGGGCTGCGCCGTCGGCTGGGGCGCCACATGGCTTCGCCCCGGCGTGTCGGAGTTGACGTCCGAATCGGATAAGATGACCCTGGACCTGGGGGAACTGGACGGAACGATCAAGGATCGAACTAAGGCCGTGGCGGCCGTGCTTGAGAAGATCTGCCCGACGGAGATCACGACCAACCTACCGGGCATCCGGTGGTCGAAACTTCTCATCAACGCCACCCTGAGCGGCATGTCCGCTTCCCTGGGCTGCACGTTCGGAGACGTTCTCGACAATGAAAAAGCCCTGGCCTGCGTTGCGCTGATCGGCAACGAGACCATCGCCGTCACCCGAAAGCTGGGCGTGACCCTGGAGAAGATCCAGGGAGCGGACCTGAACATCCTGGCCTTCCAGACCCAGGCCGAAATGGTGGCACGCGCCGGGATCTACAAGATGGTCTTCGGTCCCCACCGGCTTCTGAAGGCCAGCATGCTCCAGGACATCGAGAAGGGTCTGAAGACGGAAATCGACGCCATCAACGGCGTTGTCTGTGAAAACGGCCGGAAGACGGGCGTGCCGACGCCGATCAACGACACGGTCGTATCCACCGTCAAGGGAATCGAACAGGGAAAATACAAGGCGGAATTCGGGAATCTGTCCTTGTTTCAACTGACGCAGCTGCCCGAGTAG
- a CDS encoding 3-hydroxyacyl-CoA dehydrogenase family protein, with protein sequence MNVKDIKKTAVLGGGGMIGSCWALNFLWKGYPAHIFDINEEALQNARNRIAAGFDFLVKRNILTADKAHVAMGLAKYTTDLAEAVADVQFIQEASPERYEVKQALLAEVDRHAPAEAIFASSTSGLLITEIAKGSAHPERCLGAHPYNPPHLIPLVEIGKGEKTSEAAVETAVAFYKALGKEPVVLRKEALGFIANRLSVALYREAVDLVVRGVCSVEDVDKCVTFGPGLRYGLMGPNMIYHLAGGPFGLKGVMHHIGPTVEWWWEDMADWKKWPENWLDAAHEGVLQEMANRPPEQGRTSEDIARWRDDGLLALLKFHGKL encoded by the coding sequence ATGAACGTCAAGGACATCAAGAAAACAGCCGTACTGGGCGGAGGAGGGATGATCGGATCCTGCTGGGCCCTGAATTTCCTGTGGAAGGGCTACCCCGCCCACATATTCGACATCAACGAAGAGGCCCTTCAGAACGCCCGGAACCGGATCGCGGCGGGCTTCGATTTCCTGGTGAAACGGAACATCCTGACGGCGGACAAGGCGCACGTTGCCATGGGTCTCGCCAAATACACGACCGATCTGGCAGAGGCCGTGGCGGACGTCCAGTTCATCCAGGAGGCGTCCCCGGAACGATACGAAGTGAAACAGGCCCTGCTGGCCGAGGTGGACCGCCATGCCCCGGCGGAGGCGATTTTTGCCTCCAGCACGTCGGGTCTCCTGATCACGGAGATCGCCAAGGGATCGGCCCACCCGGAGCGCTGTCTCGGGGCCCATCCCTACAATCCTCCCCACCTGATCCCCCTCGTGGAGATAGGGAAGGGAGAAAAGACGTCCGAGGCGGCCGTCGAGACTGCTGTCGCCTTTTACAAGGCCCTCGGCAAGGAGCCCGTCGTCCTCCGGAAGGAGGCCCTGGGGTTCATCGCCAACCGCCTTTCCGTGGCCCTTTACCGGGAAGCGGTGGACTTGGTGGTCCGCGGCGTGTGCTCCGTGGAGGACGTGGACAAGTGCGTGACCTTCGGGCCCGGTCTCCGTTACGGGCTCATGGGACCCAACATGATCTATCACCTGGCCGGGGGACCCTTCGGTCTCAAAGGAGTCATGCACCATATCGGTCCCACCGTGGAGTGGTGGTGGGAAGACATGGCAGACTGGAAAAAGTGGCCGGAAAACTGGCTGGATGCAGCCCACGAGGGTGTGCTCCAGGAAATGGCGAATAGGCCGCCGGAACAGGGTCGGACCAGCGAGGATATCGCCCGCTGGCGGGATGACGGACTTCTGGCCCTGCTCAAGTTCCACGGCAAGCTGTAA
- a CDS encoding GntP family permease, producing MDPSTLSIIGIVLSLAFIVVFALRGWHIIILAPLAVVFVAVFSGLDILPTLLGPYMKGFVSYAGKFYLIFLMGSLFGKVMEDSGAARAIAEGILKVVGRGNPMNGVMAIALIGIALTYGGVSLFVVIFALIPIGRPIFKELDLPWHLFVIPYAFSIGSITMTMMPGSPQILNIMPTKYMASSTMSAPLLGILGAIVVAAFNVFYFKYQLKKAKARGEGYVAPSGIGVVAGEVVAMEKLPNVFLSIVPMIVVVIMLNAFKLDAVWALLGGVAFCIVFFWKYFKNLPETLNKGAVNTVIPIVNTCADVGYGMAIAATAGFKVIAGWLLTLPMHPIVSLAIATNMMAGITGSASGGLGIILETLAPKYLALGLSPDLIHRVATMSAGCFDALPHNGVVITFLAVTGLTHMNGYKHIWWGHIVATIIALLIVIPLGIMIY from the coding sequence ATGGATCCTAGTACCCTCAGCATCATCGGCATTGTTCTATCCCTGGCATTCATCGTTGTCTTTGCCCTCCGGGGATGGCACATCATCATCCTGGCCCCTCTGGCTGTTGTTTTCGTCGCGGTCTTTTCCGGCCTGGACATTCTTCCCACCCTGTTAGGCCCATACATGAAGGGCTTCGTCAGTTACGCGGGGAAATTCTACCTCATCTTCCTGATGGGGTCCCTCTTCGGCAAGGTCATGGAGGACAGCGGTGCTGCCCGGGCCATCGCCGAGGGAATCCTGAAGGTCGTCGGCCGGGGGAACCCGATGAACGGCGTCATGGCCATCGCCCTGATCGGCATCGCCCTGACCTACGGCGGCGTGAGCCTCTTCGTCGTCATCTTCGCCCTCATCCCCATCGGCCGCCCCATCTTCAAGGAACTGGACCTTCCGTGGCACCTCTTCGTGATCCCCTATGCCTTCAGCATCGGCTCGATCACCATGACCATGATGCCCGGTTCTCCCCAGATCCTGAACATCATGCCGACCAAGTACATGGCCTCGTCCACTATGTCGGCCCCTCTGCTGGGCATCCTGGGTGCGATTGTCGTGGCGGCTTTCAACGTCTTCTACTTCAAGTATCAGCTCAAGAAAGCCAAGGCGCGCGGTGAAGGCTACGTGGCCCCGAGCGGCATCGGCGTCGTGGCCGGCGAAGTGGTCGCCATGGAAAAGCTTCCCAATGTGTTCCTGAGCATCGTTCCCATGATCGTCGTCGTCATCATGCTGAATGCCTTCAAGCTCGACGCCGTATGGGCACTGCTGGGCGGCGTCGCCTTCTGCATCGTCTTCTTCTGGAAGTACTTCAAGAACCTCCCGGAGACCCTGAACAAGGGTGCCGTAAACACCGTCATCCCGATCGTGAACACCTGCGCGGACGTCGGGTACGGAATGGCCATCGCGGCCACGGCCGGATTCAAGGTCATCGCCGGCTGGCTCCTCACCCTGCCGATGCATCCCATCGTCTCCCTGGCGATCGCCACGAACATGATGGCCGGCATCACCGGTTCGGCCTCCGGCGGTCTGGGCATCATTCTGGAGACCCTGGCGCCGAAGTACCTGGCCCTCGGCCTCTCCCCCGACCTGATTCACCGGGTTGCCACCATGTCGGCGGGCTGCTTCGACGCCCTGCCGCACAACGGCGTGGTCATCACCTTCCTGGCCGTCACCGGTCTGACCCACATGAACGGTTACAAGCATATCTGGTGGGGCCACATCGTGGCGACGATCATCGCCCTCCTGATCGTGATCCCCCTGGGCATCATGATCTACTAA
- a CDS encoding response regulator transcription factor, which translates to MRKIRILIADDHAIIREGLHQLLNAQPDMEVVGEAEDGCQALEFAKSHHPDVIVLDIGMPGLSGLDVISLIRETLPSARMVVLSMHAKESYVHQALASGAIGYVLKASPSTDIIEAIRAAHRGEYFLSSKIRADVIGSYVRSREKTPAPKGYELLTEREQQVFRLVVEGNSTARIADILCVSAKTVEKHRASVMSKLGIHDRLELLKYAIKIGIADPDLWEG; encoded by the coding sequence ATGAGAAAGATCCGCATCCTGATCGCCGACGATCATGCCATTATCCGGGAAGGACTGCACCAGTTGCTCAATGCGCAGCCCGATATGGAAGTCGTCGGTGAGGCCGAAGACGGTTGCCAGGCCCTGGAATTTGCGAAATCCCATCATCCCGACGTCATCGTGCTGGACATCGGCATGCCCGGACTCAGCGGCCTGGACGTGATCAGCCTGATCCGGGAGACCCTGCCCTCCGCCCGGATGGTCGTCCTGTCCATGCATGCCAAGGAAAGCTACGTCCACCAGGCCCTGGCCTCCGGAGCCATCGGCTATGTCCTGAAGGCGTCACCAAGCACGGACATCATCGAGGCGATCCGGGCGGCCCATCGGGGAGAATACTTCCTCAGCTCCAAGATCCGGGCGGATGTCATCGGCAGCTACGTGCGGAGTCGTGAAAAGACGCCCGCCCCCAAGGGCTACGAGCTCCTGACGGAGCGGGAACAGCAGGTATTTCGCCTCGTCGTGGAGGGGAACTCGACGGCCCGGATCGCCGATATCCTGTGTGTCAGCGCCAAGACGGTGGAAAAGCACCGTGCCAGCGTCATGAGCAAGCTGGGCATCCACGACCGGCTTGAACTCCTGAAATACGCCATCAAGATCGGGATCGCCGACCCGGACCTCTGGGAAGGATAG
- a CDS encoding PAS domain S-box protein gives MNSPIEPSAEDRIAGLEEKLKACRRELKALRESERKYRHLFEHSPAMVNLTDLDGIILDINDSGVRMLGYDSREEMIGLDSTKSLYTDPKSRLRFKEVMGRHGSVREFETEMRRKDGTVIDVHITSAIRRNKQGEPEGYEGFVVDVTDRKRAERELQESEEKYRTVVENSIAGINVHQNGIFRYVNQRLIDMLGYDSPDEIVGRQFWEVIHPADRDMVKKRGIKRQKISFSPAQYIFRALQKDGSIIWVELWASPAIYQGRPAVVAIVIDITSRKEAEEKIHLLSRRLIDVMEEESRRLAADLHDEFGQSLTSLHFGLEALETSLGDSGGDSKERCRTLVRRVEQLADQVRKTTARLRPDVLDHMGLIPTLEWHIQDFLSHREGLDIQFQATGFKRRLGGAAEIVLYRIFQESLTNIAKHAQAKNVKILLTHSHPKTILVIRDDGVGFVTAEEGLPGGRPRGIGLLSMQERVASLGGTIDITSAPGRGTTVRVEIPEEGGAV, from the coding sequence ATGAATTCGCCGATTGAGCCGTCTGCAGAGGATCGGATTGCCGGGCTGGAAGAAAAGCTGAAGGCCTGCCGGCGGGAACTGAAAGCCCTCCGCGAGTCGGAACGGAAGTACCGACATCTTTTTGAACACTCTCCGGCCATGGTCAACCTGACCGACCTCGACGGGATTATCCTCGACATCAACGACTCGGGTGTCCGCATGCTCGGATACGATTCCCGGGAAGAGATGATCGGTCTCGACTCGACGAAGTCCCTGTATACGGATCCGAAAAGCCGCCTCCGGTTCAAAGAGGTGATGGGCCGGCACGGGTCTGTCCGGGAATTCGAAACGGAGATGCGACGGAAGGACGGGACCGTCATCGACGTCCACATCACCTCGGCAATCCGGCGGAACAAGCAGGGAGAACCCGAGGGATACGAGGGATTTGTCGTGGACGTGACGGACAGGAAGCGGGCCGAGCGAGAGCTCCAGGAGTCCGAGGAGAAGTATCGAACCGTGGTGGAAAACTCCATCGCCGGGATCAACGTTCATCAGAACGGCATCTTTCGCTATGTGAACCAGCGGCTCATCGACATGCTGGGTTACGATTCTCCCGACGAAATCGTCGGCAGGCAGTTCTGGGAGGTGATTCATCCGGCGGATCGGGACATGGTGAAAAAGAGGGGGATCAAACGCCAGAAAATCTCCTTCTCACCCGCCCAGTACATCTTCCGGGCGCTCCAAAAGGATGGTTCGATCATCTGGGTCGAGCTCTGGGCCAGCCCCGCCATCTATCAGGGGAGGCCTGCCGTCGTGGCCATTGTCATCGACATCACGAGCCGCAAAGAAGCGGAGGAAAAAATCCATCTCCTGTCCCGGCGCCTGATCGACGTCATGGAAGAGGAAAGCCGGCGCCTCGCGGCGGATCTCCACGACGAGTTCGGCCAGTCTCTCACGTCCCTGCATTTCGGCCTGGAGGCGCTGGAGACCTCCCTCGGTGACAGCGGCGGAGACAGCAAGGAGCGGTGCCGGACGCTTGTCCGCCGGGTGGAGCAACTGGCCGACCAGGTACGGAAGACCACCGCCCGCCTGAGGCCGGACGTGCTGGATCACATGGGCCTCATTCCGACCCTGGAGTGGCACATCCAGGATTTCCTCAGCCATCGCGAAGGACTGGACATCCAGTTCCAGGCAACGGGATTCAAGCGACGCCTCGGGGGTGCGGCCGAGATCGTCCTGTACCGAATCTTCCAGGAGTCCCTCACCAACATCGCCAAGCACGCCCAGGCAAAAAATGTTAAGATCCTCCTGACCCACAGCCACCCGAAAACGATTCTTGTCATCCGGGACGACGGCGTTGGATTCGTGACGGCCGAAGAAGGCCTTCCCGGCGGAAGGCCCAGGGGAATCGGCCTTTTGAGCATGCAGGAACGGGTGGCCTCCCTGGGCGGAACCATCGATATCACCTCCGCCCCCGGTCGGGGAACAACCGTCAGGGTGGAAATACCCGAGGAGGGAGGCGCCGTATGA
- a CDS encoding alpha/beta fold hydrolase produces the protein MIDFMTDQIQEFLKAVCYRPLKEDWATENEVLFEYQTLRLRLFRNPGARKTVLILPPQAGHAGTIADYLPDQSLVRVFLEHGYQVAVTEWLPATEEYRNLGIFDYIRLTDIGIDKVMKAVKARKIALVGQCQGGWQAAIYASLYPEKISGLIVAAAPIDLEAEDSFIGDCSKIPDNCYRMAVQSFNGVMPGGFMLGGFKALQPHEHYFNKYFNIWGLCLREDMQGLERFKRFTNWYESTQNLPGRFYLEAVDWIFRKNSLTHPGSLVIDQRSVDLRNIHCPLVLIGGSKDHITPPGQVFAMERLVSSRRILKLLSPGGHIGTLMGNQSLKEIWPRAMAFLAGTGQAQDKAFH, from the coding sequence ATGATCGATTTCATGACGGACCAGATCCAGGAGTTCCTGAAAGCGGTCTGCTATCGGCCCCTGAAAGAGGACTGGGCAACCGAAAATGAGGTGCTGTTCGAATACCAGACCCTTCGCTTGAGGCTGTTCCGCAATCCCGGCGCCAGAAAGACCGTCTTGATTCTTCCCCCCCAGGCCGGGCATGCCGGCACCATCGCCGACTACCTGCCCGATCAAAGCCTGGTACGGGTCTTCCTGGAGCACGGCTATCAGGTTGCCGTGACCGAATGGCTTCCGGCAACGGAAGAATACCGGAACCTGGGCATTTTCGATTACATCCGGCTGACGGACATCGGCATCGACAAGGTCATGAAGGCCGTGAAAGCCAGGAAGATCGCTCTAGTAGGGCAATGTCAGGGCGGATGGCAGGCGGCCATCTATGCCTCCCTCTACCCGGAAAAAATCTCGGGGCTGATTGTTGCCGCCGCCCCCATCGACCTGGAGGCGGAGGATTCCTTCATCGGCGACTGCTCGAAAATCCCCGACAACTGCTACCGCATGGCCGTTCAATCCTTCAACGGCGTGATGCCCGGTGGATTCATGCTCGGGGGTTTCAAGGCCCTCCAGCCCCACGAGCATTATTTCAACAAATATTTCAACATCTGGGGTCTGTGCCTCCGGGAGGACATGCAGGGACTGGAGCGATTCAAGCGTTTCACCAACTGGTACGAATCGACTCAGAATCTGCCGGGCCGCTTCTACCTTGAGGCCGTGGACTGGATCTTCCGGAAAAACAGCCTGACCCACCCCGGCAGTCTCGTCATCGACCAGCGGTCCGTGGATCTGAGGAACATCCACTGTCCTCTGGTCCTCATCGGCGGCAGTAAGGATCACATCACACCGCCCGGGCAGGTATTCGCCATGGAGCGTCTTGTCTCCTCCCGACGGATCCTGAAGCTGCTTTCCCCGGGGGGACACATCGGCACCCTCATGGGCAACCAGTCGCTGAAGGAAATATGGCCCCGAGCCATGGCTTTTCTCGCCGGTACAGGACAGGCACAAGACAAGGCATTCCACTGA